The following coding sequences lie in one Micromonospora sp. R77 genomic window:
- a CDS encoding acyl-CoA dehydrogenase family protein has protein sequence MAEFSLDLNEEQRDLRDWVHGFAAEVVRPAAAEWDAREETPWPIISEAAKVGLYGFEFLATCWADPTGLSLPIASEELFWGDAGIGLGIFGTSLAVAAIYGAGTPDQLVEWVPQCFGDVDRPAVAAFCTTEPEAGSDVGAMRTRAVYHEATDEWVLRGQKAYATNGGIAGVHVVTASVEPELGSRGQAAFVVPPGTPGLDATRKLRKLGLRASHTADVFLDDVRVPGSCLLGGKEALDERLARARSGQRASGQAAMRTFELSRPTVGAQALGVARAAYEYALDYAKERVQFGRPIISNQAVAFALADMKMEIDAARLLVWRASWMGRNNRPFTAGEGSMSKLKAGEVAVSVTDRAVQLLGGAGFLRDHPVERWYRDAKIYTIFEGTSEIQRLVISRAISGMHIR, from the coding sequence CACGGCTTCGCCGCCGAGGTCGTGCGCCCGGCCGCGGCCGAGTGGGACGCCCGGGAGGAGACTCCCTGGCCGATCATCTCCGAGGCGGCGAAGGTCGGCCTCTACGGCTTCGAGTTCCTCGCCACCTGCTGGGCCGACCCCACCGGCCTCTCCCTGCCCATCGCCAGCGAGGAGCTCTTCTGGGGCGACGCCGGCATCGGCCTGGGCATCTTCGGCACCTCCCTCGCGGTCGCCGCCATCTACGGCGCCGGCACCCCCGACCAGCTGGTCGAATGGGTGCCGCAGTGCTTCGGCGACGTCGACCGGCCGGCCGTCGCCGCGTTCTGCACCACCGAGCCGGAGGCCGGCTCCGACGTCGGGGCCATGCGGACCCGCGCCGTCTACCACGAGGCCACCGACGAGTGGGTGCTGCGCGGGCAGAAGGCGTACGCCACCAACGGCGGGATCGCCGGGGTGCACGTGGTCACCGCCTCCGTCGAACCCGAACTCGGCTCGCGCGGACAGGCGGCGTTCGTCGTACCGCCGGGGACGCCGGGACTCGACGCGACCCGCAAGCTGCGCAAGCTCGGGCTGCGCGCGTCACACACCGCCGACGTCTTCCTCGACGACGTACGGGTGCCGGGGAGCTGCCTGCTCGGCGGCAAGGAGGCCCTGGACGAGCGGTTGGCCCGGGCCCGCTCCGGACAGCGGGCCTCCGGCCAGGCGGCGATGCGGACGTTCGAGCTGTCCCGGCCGACGGTCGGCGCGCAGGCGCTCGGCGTGGCCCGGGCCGCCTACGAGTACGCCCTGGACTACGCGAAGGAGCGGGTCCAGTTCGGTCGCCCGATCATCTCCAACCAGGCCGTCGCATTCGCCCTCGCCGACATGAAGATGGAGATCGACGCGGCCCGGCTGCTGGTCTGGCGGGCCTCCTGGATGGGGCGCAACAACCGCCCGTTCACCGCCGGCGAGGGCTCGATGTCCAAGCTCAAAGCCGGCGAGGTGGCGGTGTCGGTCACCGACCGGGCGGTGCAGCTGCTCGGCGGGGCGGGCTTCCTCCGCGACCACCCGGTCGAACGCTGGTACCGCGACGCGAAGATCTACACCATCTTCGAGGGCACCTCCGAGATCCAGCGACTGGTCATCTCCCGCGCCATCTCCGGAATGCACATCCGCTGA